The following are encoded in a window of Elusimicrobiota bacterium genomic DNA:
- the livF gene encoding High-affinity branched-chain amino acid transport ATP-binding protein LivF — protein MLKVTDIHVGYGKIKALHGVSLYVDSGEVVTLIGANGSGKSSFLKALSGLLPATAGEIIFEGTRIDKYPPHEITRLGLVQIPEGRRIFPLLTVEENLQMGAFFRKDHGAVSDDMDHLYNLFPKLKERRKQLGGTLSGGEQQMLAFGRALMARPKLLALDEPSMGLAPFIVDKVFEIIRDINRRGVTILLVEQNARAALSVAGRGYALETGHVILEDTAKNLLTNDKVKQCYLGIQENLL, from the coding sequence ATGCTTAAGGTCACCGACATTCATGTGGGGTATGGAAAAATAAAAGCGCTCCATGGCGTTAGTCTTTATGTCGACTCCGGTGAAGTGGTGACGCTCATCGGCGCCAATGGATCTGGAAAAAGCTCTTTTCTCAAAGCCCTCTCAGGGTTGTTGCCCGCGACCGCGGGTGAAATTATTTTTGAAGGCACCCGAATTGATAAATACCCGCCCCATGAAATTACCCGGTTGGGATTGGTTCAAATTCCCGAAGGCCGCCGAATATTTCCGCTTTTAACGGTTGAAGAAAACCTTCAAATGGGGGCCTTTTTCCGAAAAGATCACGGAGCTGTCTCCGATGACATGGATCATCTCTACAATTTATTTCCCAAACTTAAAGAGAGACGCAAACAACTGGGCGGCACATTATCGGGAGGGGAACAACAGATGTTGGCGTTTGGCCGAGCCCTCATGGCTCGACCCAAGTTGCTCGCTTTGGATGAACCGTCCATGGGTTTGGCTCCGTTTATTGTGGATAAAGTGTTTGAAATTATTCGAGACATCAACCGTCGTGGGGTAACCATCTTGTTGGTTGAACAAAACGCGCGAGCGGCCCTTTCAGTGGCCGGGCGCGGTTATGCCTTGGAAACAGGCCATGTGATTTTGGAAGACACCGCGAAAAACCTGCTCACCAATGACAAAGTTAAACAGTGCTACTTGGGCATTCAGGAAAATCTCCTATGA
- the cinA gene encoding putative competence-damage inducible protein — MKLFRLEFICVGSELLTGKINTHTAYLGQRLASLGLSISREHAVGDNPRLMRETFSEVLSRSNVVICAGGLGPTFDDITRDVWAAVLNRKLVHQPWLLEDIKKKFRSRGVVMPPMNRRQTFVLEGARVIPNNCGTAPGQILKFRNKWLILLPGPSRELVPMVENNVLPHLQNECAANPLRQKSLLIFGVPESTVDQMIRPWVARRKDFMGCRVTHGILASQAIITVKFSVSGKSSIQVEKTADRLEKEARKILGRLVFGTGQETLEGIVGELLRKKNKTLAVAESCTGGLISKLLTDVAGSSDYFAEGVVTYTNQSKMKRLGVKTSTLARVGAVSPEVAKEMVLGLRKSSGATYGLSVTGVAGPSGGSLQKPVGLVFIGVSGPRGTKIEKHQFRGDRASIRHRAALTALNSLRETLLP; from the coding sequence ATGAAACTGTTTCGATTGGAGTTCATTTGCGTTGGATCAGAACTTTTAACGGGAAAAATTAACACGCATACCGCCTACCTCGGGCAGAGACTGGCCTCGTTGGGTTTGTCCATTTCGCGGGAACATGCGGTGGGCGACAATCCTCGCCTTATGCGGGAAACATTTTCAGAGGTCCTGAGCCGTTCAAATGTTGTTATTTGCGCAGGCGGATTGGGGCCCACCTTTGACGATATCACCCGAGACGTATGGGCCGCTGTGTTAAATCGAAAACTCGTCCATCAACCTTGGCTTTTGGAGGACATCAAGAAAAAGTTTCGTTCTCGTGGGGTCGTGATGCCACCAATGAACCGGCGGCAGACGTTTGTGTTGGAAGGAGCCCGAGTTATTCCCAACAATTGCGGGACCGCTCCTGGACAGATTCTTAAATTCAGGAATAAATGGTTGATTCTTCTTCCTGGTCCGAGTCGTGAGTTGGTTCCCATGGTGGAGAATAATGTCCTTCCCCATTTACAGAATGAATGCGCGGCCAACCCCCTCCGCCAAAAATCACTTTTAATCTTCGGTGTTCCCGAATCAACGGTGGATCAAATGATTCGACCTTGGGTGGCACGCCGAAAAGATTTTATGGGGTGCCGGGTCACCCACGGCATTTTGGCTTCTCAAGCGATCATCACTGTTAAATTTTCGGTTTCAGGAAAAAGTTCAATCCAAGTCGAAAAGACCGCTGATCGATTGGAAAAAGAGGCCAGAAAAATTTTGGGCCGGTTGGTTTTTGGAACAGGCCAGGAAACTTTGGAAGGAATTGTGGGCGAACTTCTACGCAAAAAAAACAAAACCTTGGCCGTGGCCGAGTCTTGCACGGGCGGCTTGATTTCGAAATTGTTGACCGATGTCGCGGGTTCCTCTGATTATTTTGCGGAAGGAGTTGTGACCTATACGAACCAGAGCAAGATGAAACGCCTCGGGGTGAAAACCTCCACATTGGCGCGTGTGGGCGCTGTTTCACCAGAGGTGGCCAAAGAGATGGTGTTGGGATTGCGGAAATCTTCGGGCGCCACCTACGGATTGTCAGTGACGGGCGTGGCCGGACCCTCGGGCGGATCACTCCAAAAACCCGTGGGACTTGTTTTTATTGGGGTGTCGGGCCCACGCGGAACCAAAATCGAAAAACATCAATTCCGCGGCGACCGCGCCAGCATCCGCCACCGCGCCGCCCTCACCGCGCTCAATAGTCTCCGAGAAACATTGCTACCTTAA